CCGTGCGCGAGGTGCGCGTGGGCGCGGACGTGCTGGCCTACATGGTCGACCTGGCGCGGGCGACCCGCCGCTCGCCGTCGGTGCAGCTCGGGGTGTCGCCGCGCGGATCCACGAGCCTCCTGGCCGCGAGCCGCGCGTGGGCGTGGCTGAGCGGCTTCGACGCCGTCACCCCCGACCACGTGCAGGAGATGGTGCTGCCCGTGCTCCGCCACCGCATCGCGCTGCGGCCCGAGGCGGAGCTCGAGGGCGTGTCCGTCGACGCCGTGCTCCGCGGGGTCATGGCGCAGGTGCAGGTGCCGATCTAGTGGCGCGCCGCTAGATGGCCCTCACCGGACGCACGGTCGCGCTCCTCCTCCTGGGGATCGCGCCGCTCGTCGCGCTCGGCGACGGGTCGGACGCCGCCTACGCGCTCCTCGCCGGCTGGATCCTCCTGGTCGCCGCGCTCGTCGCGCTCGACCTGATCCTGGCGGCGAGCCCGCGCGCTGTCGCGCTCGAGCGGGTGCTGCCCGCGCGGATCCGCCTCGACGAGACGGGCGAGAGCGTGCTGCTCGTGACCAACCGCGGACCGCGCACGCTGCGGGCCGTGGTCCGCGACGCCTGGCAGCCGTCCGCGGGCGCGTCCTCCACGCGCGACCGGGTGCGGATCCCCGCCGGCGAGCGCCGCGCGATCCGCCTGACGCTCACGCCCACGCGCCGCGGCGAGCGCTGCACCGAGCGCGTGACGATCCGCGCGCACGGCCCGCTCGGCCTCGCCGCGCGCCAGGCGACGCTCCTCTCCCCCGGCGCCGTGCGCGTGCTGCCGCCGTTCCGCTCGCGCCGCCACCTGCCCTCGCGCCTCGCCCGCATGCGCGAGCTCGACGGCCGCACGGCGCTCATGGTCCGCGGCCAGGGCACCGAGTTCGACAGCCTGCGCGACTACGTGCGCGGCGACGACGTGCGGTCGATCGACTGGCGCGCGACCGCCCGGCGGCAGGACGTCGTCGTGCGCACCTGGCGGCCCGAGCGCGACCGGCGCGTGGTGCTCGTGCTCGACACGGGGCGCACGGCCGCGGGCCGGATCCGGGACGAGACGCGGCTCGACACCGCGTTCGAGGCGTCGCTGCTGCTCGCGGCGCTCGCCACCCGATCCGGCGACCGGGTGGACCTCGTGGCGCACGACCGGCGCGTCCGCGCGCGGGTGCGGGCGGGATCCGGCGGCGACGTCGTCTCCCGCATGGTCGACGCCCTCGCGCCCGTCGACCCGGAGCTCCTGGAGACCGACTGGACGGCCGTGCCCGCGCTCGTGCGCCGCATCGTGTCGCAGCGCTCGCTCGTGGTGCTGCTCACCGCCATCGACTCCCCCGGCAGCGCGCGGGCGCTCCTGCAGGCGCTGCCGCAGCTGACGCGGACGCACCACGTGCTGGTGGCCGCGGTCGTGGATCCGGGCCTCGCCGAGCGCGCCGCCGACCGCTCCGGCCGCGCCGCCGTGTACCGCGCGGCCGCCGCCGAGCGCGCCCTCCTCGACGTGGCGCGCGTGGAGGCCGCGGTGCGGAGGCTCGGGGCGGACGTCGTCACGGGCGCGCCGGCCGACCTGCCGCCCGCGCTGGCCGACCGCTACATCCGGCTGAAGGCCACCGGGCGGCTCTGACGTCGCGCGATCGCGCGGCATCGCGGCCGACGGGGCGCGGGGCTCAGGCGAGTGCCGCCGCCGGATCCGCCGACGGCACGGGGAGCGCGCCGCCGCTGAGCGCGCGGATCGCCCGCTCGAGCGCGTCGCGCATGTCGATCTCGGGGCGATAGCTCCACTGCAGCTGCAGGCCGTCGCTCACCGCGACGGCGACGCGCGCGAAGGCCTCCGGGTCCATCCCGCCGGGCAGCTCGACGTCGAGCGCGCGCACCTGGTCGGCCACCGCGCCGACGACGCGGGCGTACCGGTCGGCGATGTACGCGTGCGCGGGGTGCTCGGCGCCGGCCGCGTCCACGACGAGGCGCGAGTACAGCGCGACGAGGCCGGGCGTCGCGGCGTTGTGCGAGCTCGCGCGCAGGAGCATGCCGACCATGTCCGCGGGATCCCCGTCGGGCACCGCCTCGCGGTAGTCGGCCGCGGAGTGGGCGTCGCGCTCCTCGAGCACGGCGGCGATGAGCGCCTCGCGCGAGTCGAAGTAGTGCAGGACCCCGGCCTTGCTGATCCCCACGGCGTCGGCGATCTCCTGCAGCGACGACGCGGAGTATCCGCGCTCGGCGATGAGGGCGAGCGCCGCCTCGAGGATCTCGCGGCGCCGGGCAGCGCCCTTGGCGTACCGCCGCGGGCCCTCGTCGACTGCCATGGCTCGACCCTAGCGATCCGGGAGGGCCCTCAATACCTACCGCAGGTCGGTTTCGCGTGCTACCGTCGTGCCGTTCCGCCGACGAGGGCGGACGGGAACCTGGAGGCACCGTGGCCGACGCAGTCCGAGACCAGCAGACCGAGGGCGCGTCGCGCGCCCCCAGCGGAGGGCCGGACGGCACCCGTCCACCCGGATCACGCCGCGCCGAGATCGGGATGCCCATCGCGCTCCTCGGCCTCTTCGTGGCCCTGCTGCCGCCCATCATCGTGTCGCTCGCGCTCAAGGTCGCCGAGGTGGCGCCGGACAGCACCGCCGGGACCCTCAGCCTCGTGCTCGGCCTGGGCGCGCTCGTCGCCCTCGTCGTGAACCCGCTCGCCGGCCGCCTCTCCGACCGCACGCCCGGCCGGTTCGGAATGCGCCGCCCGTGGATCATCGGCGGCGTCGTCCTCGGCTACGGCGCGCTCATCCTCCTCACGCAGGCCACCACCGTGCTCGCGCTCGTGGGCGCGTGGATGCTCGTGCAGGGCTGCTTCAACGCCGCCATCGCCGCGCTCATCGCCGTCATGGCCGACTCGGCCCGCCCGCGCAACCGCGGCCGGGTCGCCGCCGCCATCGGCGTCGCGCAGAACGGCTCGCTCGTGGTCGGCACCTTCATCGTGCAGCTGTTCACGACCACGACGCAGCAGGTGCTCGTGCCGGGCGCGATCGGCGTGGTCGTGGTCGTCGCCTTCGCGCTCGTCTTCCGCGACCGCGTGCTCACCGAGCGGCCGACCACGCGCCTCGGCGTCAGGGAGGTGCTCGGGTCCTTCGTGTTCGACCCGCGCCGCAACCCCGACTTCGGCTGGGCCTGGCTCATGCGCTTCCTCCTCACGGCCAGCGCCGTGACGGCCACGAACTACCTCGCCTTCTACCTCATCGACGACCTCGGCGTCGCGCAGGCCGACGTCGCGAACGCCGTCTTCGTCGCGACGCTCTTCAACGTGATCGGCGTCGTCTCCACCACCTTCGTGGCCGGCTGGCTGAGCGACCGGCTCGGCCGCCGCAAGGTCTTCGTGGCCGCCGCGGCGCTCGTCGCGGTCGTGGGCCTCGTGATCCTCGCCCTCGCGCCCAGCCTCGCCGTCGTCTACGTCGCGCAGCTCGTCATCGGCGCGGGCATCGGCTCGTTCTACGCGGTCGACCTCGCGCTCATCACCGACGTGCTGCCGAGCGACGCCGACAACGGCAAGGACCTCGGCGTCGTCAACATCGCCCAGGCGCTGCCGCAGTCGCTCGTGCCGACCGCCGCGAGCGGCGTGGTGGGGATCGCCGGCTACCCCGGCCTCTTCCTCGCCGGCGCCGCGGCCGGCGTGCTCGGCGCGGCCGCCGCGTTCCGCGTGAAGGGCGTCCGATGACCGCCGCACGCGAGCAGGATCTACCCGACGCCGACGTCACCCGAGGAGCAGCCATGGACCCGCACGAGAACGCACCGCACGACACCACCCCGCTCGACCCCGACGGCGCCCGGCTCGAGGAGCTGGCCGCGCGCCTCACCCTCGAGCAGAAGGTGCGGCTGATCACCGGCCGCGACTTCTGGACCACCTGGCCCGTCGAGGGCATCGGCCTCCGCCGCATGCTCGTCTCCGACGGCCCCAGCGGCGTGCGCGGCGAGGTCTGGGACGAGCGCTCCCCGTCGCTCAACCTGCCGTCGGCGTCCGCGCTGTCCTCCACCTGGGACACCGGGATCGCCGCCCGCTACGGCCGCGCCTCCGCGGTGGAGGCGCGCCGCAAGGGCGTCGACGTCGTGCTCGGCCCGACCATCAACCTGCACCGGTCCCCCTACGGCGGGCGGCACTTCGAGGCGTTCAGCGAGGATCCGCTGCTCACCGCCGACCTCGCCGCCGCCTACGTGCGCGGCGTGCAGGAGAACGGCGTGGGCGCGACCCCGAAGCACTACGTCGCCAACGAGTACGAGACCGACCGATTCACGGCCGACAGCGTCGTGTCCGAGCGCGCGCTCCGCGAGCTCTACCTCGCCGCGTTCGAGAAGGCCGTCGTGGAGTCGCGCGCCTGGCTCGTGATGAGCTCGTACAACTCGATCAACGGCACCACCTCGACCGAGAACGACCTGCTCGAGACGCCGCTCAACTCCGAGTGGGGCTTCGACGGCGTCGTGGTCAGCGACTGGACGGGCGTCCGCAGCGTGGACGCCGCGCGCGCCTCGCAGGACCTCGAGATGCCGGGGCCCGTCGGCGCGTGGGGCCCCGCGCTCCTCGACGCCGTGCGCGACGGCCGCGTGCCGGAGTCCGACGTCGACCGCAAGGTGGTCCGCCTGCTGCGCCTCGCCGCCCGCGTCGGCGCGCTCGAGGGCTTCGACGCCGTCGCGCCCGAGCCCGTCCAGGTCGAGGACGGCGTCGCGTTCGCGCGCACGGCCGCCGCGGCCGGCACCGTGCTCGTCCGCAACGAGGACGCGGCCCTGCCGCTCGACGCGTCCGCGCTCCGCAGCGTCGCCGTCATCGGGCACAACGCCGTCGAGGCGCGCACCCAGGGCGGCGGCAGCGCGACCGTCATCCCGGATCACGTGGTGACGCCGCTCGACGGGATCCGCGCCGCCCTCGGCGACGGCGTCGAGGTGCGGTACGCGCGCGGCGCGGTCGTGCAGAAGGGGATCCAGGAGCTGCCGCTCGCGGAGATCCGGAACCCCCGCACGGGCTCCCCTGGTGCCCTCGTGCGCTTCCTCGACGCGGACGGCGGCGAGATGTTCGCCGAGGACCGCCGGGCGACGACGCTCATGTACTTCGGCGGCGACGCGCCCACGGGCACGGCTGCGGTCATCGAGATCACCGCGCGCTGGACCCCGACGACCACGGGCGAGGTGCTCGTCGGCTTCAGCGCCACCGGCCGCGGCCGCGTCTACGCCGACGGCGCGCTCCTCCGCGAGGACGGCGCCGCGCCCGTGGGCATGGACCTCGGCGCGAGCCTCATGTCGCCGCCCTCGATCTCCGCGCCGCTCGAGGCGACCGCGGGCGAGCCGGTGGACCTCCGGATCGAGTTCGAGCTGACCAGCATGCCGGGCGGCCTCGCGGGCATCCTCGGGATCACGGTGGGCATCGAGGCCGACGAGTCCGAGCCCGAGCGCCTGCTCGACGAGGCCGTCCAGGCGGCGACCGACGCGGACGTCGCGATCGTCGTCGTCGGCACCAACGCGCAGGTCGAGTCCGAGGGCTTCGACCGCGACTCGCTCGCCCTCCCCGGTCGCCAGGACGAGCTCGTGCGCCGCGTCGCCGCCGCGAACCCGCGCACGATCGTGGTCGTCAACTCCGGGTCCCCCGTGCTCCTCCCCTGGCGCGACGACGTGCGGGCGGTGCTCCTCGCGTGGTTCGGCGGCCAGGAGTTCGGCGGCGCCCTCGCCGACGTGCTGTTCGGCGCCGTGGAGCCCGGCGGCCGCCTCCCCACGACGTGGCCCGCGACCGAGGAGGACGTGCCCGTCCGCTCCGTCACGCCGGTCGACGGGAAGGTGGTCTACGACGAGGGGATCCACGTCGGCTACCGCGCGTGGCTCCGCTCGGGCGCGACCCCGGCCTACGCGTTCGGCCACGGCCTCGGATACACCACGCACGCGATCGACGACCTGCGCGTCGCCGAGGACGGCGCGGGCGGGATCACCGCGACGGTCACGGTGACGAACACGGGCGAGCGCGCCGGCAAGCAGGTCGTGCAGGCCTACCTGTCGCGCGCCGGATCCGCGGTCGACCGGCCGGTCCGCTGGCTCGCGGGCTTCGCGTCCGTCGAGCTCGCGGCCGGCGCCTCCGCCGAGGTCGACGTCGCGATCGGCGCGCGGGCGTTCGCGCACTGGGACGGCGGCTGGCAGCGCGAGCCCGGCGCGTTCCGCCTGCACGTCGGCACCTCGGTGACGGCGACGCCGCTGGAGGCCGAGGTGGACCCGGCGGCCTGACCCGCGCCACCCGCACGACCCGCGAGGCGGGCGGCGCGACGAATCCGTGGGCTCAGCCCGCGACGATCCGCCGGCCGCCCGCCTCGAACTCGTCGAGGTCGCCCGTCGCGCCCCGGCGCACCGCCCGGCCGCCCACGACGACCATGTAGAAGAGGAACGCCGCGAGCGCCGCCGCGCCGATCGCGATCTTCAGCGGCACGGGCCACGGCTGCGGCGTGACGAAGCCCTCGATGATCCCGGAGACCAGCAGCACCAGCACGAGCCCCATCGCGACCGTGATGAGCGCGCGCCCGTCCTCGGCGAGCGCCTGGCCGCGCGTCCGGGCCCCGGGCGCGATCCACGCCCACGAGATGCGGAGGCCCGCGGCGGCGGCCACGAAGATCGCCGTCAGCTCCAGCAGGCCGTGCGGGAGGATGTAGGAGAAGAACGTGCCGCCCTCGCCGTAGGAGAACATCACCGCGGTCGTCGTGCCGAGGCCCTGCGCGTTCTGCAGGATCACGTACGGCACCCACAGCCCCGTGATCCCGAAGGCCACGCACTGCGCGGCGATCCACGCGTTGTTCGTCCAGACCTGGCCCGTGAACGACGCCGCCGGGTTCTCGCTGTAGTAGTCGACGAAGTCGTCCTCGACGTACCGGCGGAGGTCGGCGTCGCTGCCGAGGCTCGCGATCATCGACGGGTCGCGGAGGATCCACGTGGCGTAGAGCGCGACGATGGCCACGGTCACGAGGGCGACCGCGAGCGTGAGCCAGCGGATCCGGTAGAGCGCCGCCGGCAGGTCGACGGCGAAGAAGGCGGGGATGCGCGACGCGACGTTCGTGGTCTGCCCCGTGAAGCGCATGCGCGCCCGCGAGAGCGCCACCGAGAGCCGGTCGCCCTGCGCGGTGGATCCGGCCGCCGCCTGGATCGCGGACAGCTCGGCCGCGCCCGCCTGGTACCGGTCGACGAGCTCGTCCGCGTCGGGTCCGGTGAGCCGGCGCCGGCCGGAGAGGCGGGCGAGCCGGTCCCAGTCGTCCCGGTGGGCGGCGGTGTAGGCGTCGAGGTCCATCTGCTTGACTATATGCATGGCGGCAGCCGACGCGCACGACCCGGACGTCTCGGACGGTCCCGACGCGCTCGTGGTCGGCGAGGCCGTCGCCCTCGACGTCCGCCCCGCGGGCTTCGTGCTGCGGGCCGCGGGCGCCGCGATCGACGTGATCGCCTCCCTGGTCGTCGGCCTCCTGCTCCTGCTCCTCATCGGGCGGCTCGCCGAGGCGGGCCTCCTCGACGACGCGTCCGGCGCCGCGTGCGCCATCGCCGCGATCGTGCTCGCGATCGTCGTCTTCCCCGTGGTCGTCGAGGTCGCGTCGCGTGGCCGGTCGCTCGGGCGCTGGGCCGTCGGCGCGCGCATCGTGCGGGCGGACGGCGGCGGCATCGGCCTCCGGCACGCGGTCGCGCGCGCGCTCGTCGGGATCCTCGAGGTCTACCTCACGCTCGGCGGGCTCGCCGCGCTCGTGGGCCTCCTCTCGCCGCGCGCCCAGCGCCTCGGCGACCTCGTGGCCGGCACGCTCTCGCAGCACGAGCGCGTGCCCGCGTATCCCGCTCCGCTGCCGCCCGTGCCGCCGCACCTCGTCGCGTGGGCGTCCGAGGCCGACGTCGGCCGCCTGCCGGACGCCCTCGGCCGTC
The genomic region above belongs to Clavibacter phaseoli and contains:
- a CDS encoding DUF58 domain-containing protein encodes the protein MALTGRTVALLLLGIAPLVALGDGSDAAYALLAGWILLVAALVALDLILAASPRAVALERVLPARIRLDETGESVLLVTNRGPRTLRAVVRDAWQPSAGASSTRDRVRIPAGERRAIRLTLTPTRRGERCTERVTIRAHGPLGLAARQATLLSPGAVRVLPPFRSRRHLPSRLARMRELDGRTALMVRGQGTEFDSLRDYVRGDDVRSIDWRATARRQDVVVRTWRPERDRRVVLVLDTGRTAAGRIRDETRLDTAFEASLLLAALATRSGDRVDLVAHDRRVRARVRAGSGGDVVSRMVDALAPVDPELLETDWTAVPALVRRIVSQRSLVVLLTAIDSPGSARALLQALPQLTRTHHVLVAAVVDPGLAERAADRSGRAAVYRAAAAERALLDVARVEAAVRRLGADVVTGAPADLPPALADRYIRLKATGRL
- a CDS encoding TetR/AcrR family transcriptional regulator produces the protein MAVDEGPRRYAKGAARRREILEAALALIAERGYSASSLQEIADAVGISKAGVLHYFDSREALIAAVLEERDAHSAADYREAVPDGDPADMVGMLLRASSHNAATPGLVALYSRLVVDAAGAEHPAHAYIADRYARVVGAVADQVRALDVELPGGMDPEAFARVAVAVSDGLQLQWSYRPEIDMRDALERAIRALSGGALPVPSADPAAALA
- a CDS encoding MFS transporter, translated to MPIALLGLFVALLPPIIVSLALKVAEVAPDSTAGTLSLVLGLGALVALVVNPLAGRLSDRTPGRFGMRRPWIIGGVVLGYGALILLTQATTVLALVGAWMLVQGCFNAAIAALIAVMADSARPRNRGRVAAAIGVAQNGSLVVGTFIVQLFTTTTQQVLVPGAIGVVVVVAFALVFRDRVLTERPTTRLGVREVLGSFVFDPRRNPDFGWAWLMRFLLTASAVTATNYLAFYLIDDLGVAQADVANAVFVATLFNVIGVVSTTFVAGWLSDRLGRRKVFVAAAALVAVVGLVILALAPSLAVVYVAQLVIGAGIGSFYAVDLALITDVLPSDADNGKDLGVVNIAQALPQSLVPTAASGVVGIAGYPGLFLAGAAAGVLGAAAAFRVKGVR
- a CDS encoding beta-glucosidase H, translated to MDPHENAPHDTTPLDPDGARLEELAARLTLEQKVRLITGRDFWTTWPVEGIGLRRMLVSDGPSGVRGEVWDERSPSLNLPSASALSSTWDTGIAARYGRASAVEARRKGVDVVLGPTINLHRSPYGGRHFEAFSEDPLLTADLAAAYVRGVQENGVGATPKHYVANEYETDRFTADSVVSERALRELYLAAFEKAVVESRAWLVMSSYNSINGTTSTENDLLETPLNSEWGFDGVVVSDWTGVRSVDAARASQDLEMPGPVGAWGPALLDAVRDGRVPESDVDRKVVRLLRLAARVGALEGFDAVAPEPVQVEDGVAFARTAAAAGTVLVRNEDAALPLDASALRSVAVIGHNAVEARTQGGGSATVIPDHVVTPLDGIRAALGDGVEVRYARGAVVQKGIQELPLAEIRNPRTGSPGALVRFLDADGGEMFAEDRRATTLMYFGGDAPTGTAAVIEITARWTPTTTGEVLVGFSATGRGRVYADGALLREDGAAPVGMDLGASLMSPPSISAPLEATAGEPVDLRIEFELTSMPGGLAGILGITVGIEADESEPERLLDEAVQAATDADVAIVVVGTNAQVESEGFDRDSLALPGRQDELVRRVAAANPRTIVVVNSGSPVLLPWRDDVRAVLLAWFGGQEFGGALADVLFGAVEPGGRLPTTWPATEEDVPVRSVTPVDGKVVYDEGIHVGYRAWLRSGATPAYAFGHGLGYTTHAIDDLRVAEDGAGGITATVTVTNTGERAGKQVVQAYLSRAGSAVDRPVRWLAGFASVELAAGASAEVDVAIGARAFAHWDGGWQREPGAFRLHVGTSVTATPLEAEVDPAA
- a CDS encoding stage II sporulation protein M — its product is MDLDAYTAAHRDDWDRLARLSGRRRLTGPDADELVDRYQAGAAELSAIQAAAGSTAQGDRLSVALSRARMRFTGQTTNVASRIPAFFAVDLPAALYRIRWLTLAVALVTVAIVALYATWILRDPSMIASLGSDADLRRYVEDDFVDYYSENPAASFTGQVWTNNAWIAAQCVAFGITGLWVPYVILQNAQGLGTTTAVMFSYGEGGTFFSYILPHGLLELTAIFVAAAAGLRISWAWIAPGARTRGQALAEDGRALITVAMGLVLVLLVSGIIEGFVTPQPWPVPLKIAIGAAALAAFLFYMVVVGGRAVRRGATGDLDEFEAGGRRIVAG
- a CDS encoding RDD family protein; its protein translation is MAAADAHDPDVSDGPDALVVGEAVALDVRPAGFVLRAAGAAIDVIASLVVGLLLLLLIGRLAEAGLLDDASGAACAIAAIVLAIVVFPVVVEVASRGRSLGRWAVGARIVRADGGGIGLRHAVARALVGILEVYLTLGGLAALVGLLSPRAQRLGDLVAGTLSQHERVPAYPAPLPPVPPHLVAWASEADVGRLPDALGRRLARFLAQRDAMTPASRARLAAELANEAAVHVSPLPAADPESFVTAVGAVRREREHRALMLERDRMASLEPILAGLPHGFPARDGSTPA